In Elusimicrobiota bacterium, one DNA window encodes the following:
- a CDS encoding response regulator: protein MNQTVLVVEDDPGIRDVLRLELADQGFGVQTVSSGEEALALLEKSPADLVLLDLRMPGMDGLETAQKIKSRWPTLPIVLCTVCAEKRFERFIGNEIKAYLPKPFTFHQLKETVSGALAAR, encoded by the coding sequence TTGAATCAAACGGTGCTTGTGGTGGAGGACGATCCGGGCATTCGGGACGTTCTCCGGTTGGAATTGGCCGATCAGGGGTTCGGGGTTCAAACCGTCAGTTCCGGCGAGGAAGCCCTCGCCCTCTTGGAAAAATCACCGGCGGACCTGGTCCTGTTGGACCTTCGCATGCCGGGCATGGACGGGTTGGAGACGGCCCAAAAAATAAAAAGTCGGTGGCCGACCCTGCCCATTGTGTTGTGCACCGTCTGCGCGGAAAAACGATTCGAACGATTTATTGGGAACGAAATCAAGGCCTATCTGCCCAAGCCGTTCACCTTTCATCAGTTGAAAGAAACGGTGAGCGGGGCTCTGGCCGCGCGCTAG
- a CDS encoding HNH endonuclease, translating to MSGDVLVLNRQFYAIQITSLKRALTLLYLDHAHVVDQEYRTYSFDSWRELSIERGGNPAGFIRTPSFKLAIPEVIALRVFDRLPLSQVKFTRRNIYEHYGYRCCYCGVKFSTENLNLDHVVPRCREGATTWENIVTSCIPCNLKKGSRLPEEAGMRLLIRPTRPKWKGPASLVFRSHFKVRQSWQRFVDNAYWNSELESK from the coding sequence ATGTCCGGCGATGTCTTGGTCCTTAATCGGCAGTTTTACGCCATTCAAATCACCTCGCTCAAGCGAGCGCTGACCCTCCTTTACCTCGACCACGCCCACGTTGTAGACCAGGAATACCGCACTTACTCCTTCGACAGTTGGCGGGAGCTCTCCATCGAGCGGGGGGGAAACCCGGCGGGGTTCATTCGAACGCCGTCCTTTAAGCTCGCCATTCCCGAAGTGATCGCTCTGCGCGTGTTTGATCGCCTCCCGTTGAGTCAGGTCAAATTCACCCGTCGAAACATTTACGAACATTACGGCTACCGGTGCTGTTATTGCGGCGTGAAGTTTTCAACGGAAAACCTGAATTTGGACCACGTGGTTCCCCGCTGCCGCGAGGGCGCGACCACCTGGGAAAACATCGTGACCTCCTGCATCCCCTGCAATTTGAAAAAAGGAAGCCGCCTGCCCGAAGAGGCGGGGATGAGGCTCTTGATCCGCCCCACCCGGCCCAAATGGAAAGGCCCGGCCTCCCTGGTTTTCCGGTCCCATTTTAAAGTGCGTCAGTCCTGGCAACGCTTCGTGGACAACGCTTATTGGAACTCGGAGCTCGAATCCAAATAG
- a CDS encoding NIL domain-containing protein codes for MKKRVHLIFSPTLVQKPITWELSKKFDIVFNVRRAKITETVGESVLELEGDGPTLDAAVAWLKGLGVQVELVTHDTLES; via the coding sequence GTGAAAAAACGCGTGCATCTTATTTTTTCTCCCACGTTGGTTCAAAAGCCGATCACCTGGGAGTTGAGCAAGAAGTTCGACATCGTCTTCAACGTGCGCCGGGCCAAGATTACCGAAACGGTCGGTGAAAGCGTTTTGGAACTGGAAGGCGACGGCCCCACGCTGGACGCCGCCGTGGCCTGGTTAAAAGGGTTGGGCGTTCAGGTGGAATTGGTGACCCACGACACGCTCGAAAGTTAG
- a CDS encoding MoaD/ThiS family protein: MAVKVRIPAPLRRLTKDQAVVEVEGATIEQIIAGLEKGFPGLKERLCDETGQIRRFINVFVNGEDIRFKDGAKTAVAPGAEVSIIPAIAGGK, from the coding sequence ATGGCCGTAAAAGTGCGCATTCCCGCCCCGTTGAGGCGCTTGACGAAAGACCAGGCCGTCGTGGAGGTGGAGGGCGCGACGATCGAGCAGATCATCGCCGGTTTGGAAAAAGGGTTCCCCGGCCTCAAGGAACGCCTGTGCGACGAGACGGGCCAGATCCGCCGGTTCATCAACGTGTTCGTGAACGGCGAAGACATTCGTTTTAAAGACGGGGCCAAAACGGCCGTGGCCCCGGGCGCCGAAGTGAGCATCATCCCGGCCATCGCCGGCGGAAAATAA